A stretch of the Musa acuminata AAA Group cultivar baxijiao chromosome BXJ2-7, Cavendish_Baxijiao_AAA, whole genome shotgun sequence genome encodes the following:
- the LOC135585665 gene encoding BEL1-like homeodomain protein 4 produces MGIATQPSQLTFAYLSPPSKTLGGTQAGPSSPASMSQGFHQGIFSFPEGFDRSANREQQQNHHVAQQSRRDKLRVQGFDAAGHPLVPIDEHGEEASIYGSTAVGAGNMLSDMFSFPAAGLTAVDLHANQISGGFHLPPRPAATAGGFTGDWYGPTRQGNQQQHSVTALNADSAAAMQLFLMNPLLQPPPPQQQRQNSPSPPPPAHQQAFQSFGDAPFGGRVAEGQGLSLSLSSSLQQLEMAKADELRFREGVLYFNNQQQQHSTLHLQGQVPGHGQQSHMGYGSMGLVNVLRNSKYAKPGQELLEEFCSVGKGQLKGSKAGRHRGGSSNPNCNPTGGGGSGGASSSAAASSSSKDVPPLAPADRFEHQRKKAKLISMLDEVDRRYNHYCDQMQMVVNSFDSVMGFGAATPYTSLAQKAMSRHFRCLKDAIAAQLKQTCELLGEKESATGSGITKGDTPRLRLLDQTLRQQRAFNQMGMMEQEAWRPQRGLPDRSVHILRGWLFEHFLHPYPSDADKHLLARQTGLSRNQVSNWFINARVRLWKPMVEDMYLQESKEEEVERERSESDHQRAQSPTQQQQGQRTETNAPSESDASPSTSSVSRRHHRLAAASENPPPGLVAAHQPSGGDDDSVLVGVNAFAALNAAHVGDMYRHGTAGDVSLTLGLRHAGGSTSEKNRFSLRNFGGCRDEQKPAR; encoded by the exons ATGGGAATAGCGACGCAGCCCTCTCAGCTCACCTTCGCCTACCTCAGTCCACCATCCAAGACCCTCGGGGGAACGCAAGCCGGGCCTAGTTCTCCGGCGTCTATGTCCCAGGGGTTCCACCAAGGCATCTTCAGCTTCCCCGAGGGCTTCGACCGCTCCGCGAACCGAGAACAGCAGCAGAACCACCACGTCGCGCAGCAAAGTAGGAGGGACAAGCTACGGGTGCAAGGCTTTGATGCCGCCGGACACCCGCTAGTCCCGATCGACGAGCACGGCGAGGAGGCAAGCATATACGGGTCCACCGCTGTCGGTGCCGGCAACATGTTGTCGGATATGTTCAGTTTCCCGGCGGCCGGACTGACGGCGGTCGACCTGCACGCTAACCAGATCTCAGGTGGCTTTCATCTACCGCCGAGGCCAGCGGCCACGGCAGGAGGCTTCACCGGGGACTGGTACGGTCCAACCCGACAAGGCAACCAGCAGCAGCATTCGGTGACAGCTTTGAACGCCGACTCTGCTGCCGCGATGCAGCTTTTTCTCATGAACCCTCtgttgcagccgccgccgccacAGCAGCAGCGGCAGAATTCTCCGTCTCCGCCTCCACCAGCTCACCAACAAGCCTTCCAATCCTTTGGAGACGCTCCCTTTGGCGGAAGAGTGGCAGAAGGCCAAGGACTCTCGTTGTCGCTCTCTTCATCCCTGCAACAGTTGGAGATGGCCAAAGCGGACGAGCTAAGGTTTAGAGAAGGGGTGCTGTACTTCAATAACCAGCAGCAACAGCACTCCACGTTACATTTGCAAGGCCAGGTTCCTGGACACGGTCAGCAATCGCACATGGGCTACGGCAGCATGGGACTGGTGAACGTGTTGAGGAACTCCAAGTACGCAAAGCCGGGGCAGGAGCTCCTGGAGGAGTTCTGCAGCGTGGGGAAGGGACAGCTAAAAGGAAGTAAAGCAGGGAGGCACCGTGGTGGCTCATCCAACCCTAACTGCAACCCTACCGGTGGCGGTGGCAGCGGAGGCGCTTCCAGTTCGGCCGCTGCATCTTCATCCTCCAAAGATGTTCCTCCCTTGGCTCCTGCTGACAGATTTGAGCACCAGAGAAAGAAGGCCAAGCTCATCTCCATGCTCGACGAG GTGGACAGAAGATACAACCACTACTGCGACCAGATGCAGATGGTGGTGAACTCATTCGACTCCGTTATGGGCTTCGGAGCCGCAACGCCATACACATCGCTCGCTCAGAAGGCCATGTCGCGGCATTTCCGGTGCCTCAAGGATGCAATCGCTGCACAGCTGAAGCAAACATGCGAGCTGCTGGGAGAGAAAGAAAGCGCCACCGGCTCCGGCATCACCAAGGGGGACACCCCGAGGCTCCGGTTGCTCGACCAGACCTTGCGGCAGCAACGGGCCTTCAATCAGATGGGGATGATGGAGCAGGAAGCGTGGAGGCCGCAGCGTGGATTACCGGACCGCTCGGTGCATATCTTGAGGGGATGGCTGTTCGAGCACTTCCTTCACCC GTACCCCAGTGATGCAGATAAGCATTTGTTGGCGAGGCAGACCGGTTTGTCTCGAAATCAG GTCTCCAACTGGTTCATTAATGCAAGGGTGAGGCTATGGAAACCCATGGTGGAGGACATGTACCTGCAAGAGTCCAAAGAGGAAGAAGTGGAAAGAGAGAGGAGTGAGTCGGACCATCAAAGAGCACAGTCACCAACGCAGCAGCAGCAAGGACAGAGGACGGAAACCAACGCGCCATCCGAGAGCGACGCCTCTCCCAGCACATCGTCCGTTAGCCGGCGTCATCATCGTCTCGCAGCCGCATCAGAGAACCCACCGCCGGGCTTGGTCGCGGCCCACCAGCCGAGCGGCGGGGACGACGACAGCGTCCTCGTCGGTGTAAACGCATTTGCCGCGCTGAACGCAGCGCATGTTGGCGACATGTATCGGCACGGCACGGCCGGAGACGTGTCTCTCACGCTCGGCCTACGGCATGCCGGTGGCAGCACGTCCGAGAAGAACCGGTTCTCACTGAGGAACTTTGGCGGCTGTCGAGACGAACAAAAACCTGCAAGATGA
- the LOC135581013 gene encoding uncharacterized protein LOC135581013 isoform X1: protein MGSGMPKFPVEEMDTTREVSTRHKRSKSDSDKRIKTGKLDTSVISFHHVRMDMEEVGQAEVKKRPSPNNVMESSLKKEIQQLEKCLEDQFVVRRALEQALQHKSSAIDTSADTFIPKSTKGVIREIAMLELEVVHLEQYLLSLYRRAFEQQMSGASHTAVEGATHAASFQKFRSAVRSNHILLPQKMANCREKRGCLLHRSHSSLMPPSSKYPTRALKHEQQFNSGVISLADHLGTTVADHVPETPNRLSEDMIRSMCAIYRKLTDHYVGHCGVASSPTSSFSSRNTFSPRYTGELQSPCRKRESMVDTWIENSCCTKRFREFSGPYSVMVEVSSICKSSQTSTVVEEMLHNYKTLVHRLETVDPRMMSNEEKIAFWINIHNAILMHAHLEYGIPGSNIKKVSFLIKNMYNIGGRMVNAYIIQSSILGCRMHPPGQWLRLIISSKVKVKDGDEWKGYAIENPQPLLRFALCAGSHSDPAVRVYSPKRLSQLLEAAKMEYIHAAVTIRRGQKILLPKIVDSFAKDSKFSDRELVDMIECCVPESLRLMVDGCRGSSSRKMIEWVPHNFTFRYLLSRELGNPRLN, encoded by the exons ATGG GAAGTGGAATGCCAAAGTTTCCTGTGGAAGAAATGGACACCACTCGAGAAGTCTCTACAAGGCATAAGCGGTCTAAGAG TGACTCTGATAAGAGAATCAAGACTGGTAAGCTGGATACATCAGTAATATCATTTCATCATGTTAGGATG GACATGGAAGAAGTCGGCCAAGCTGAAGTCAAGAAGAGGCCATCACCTAACAATGTCATGGAAAGCTCTTTAAAGAAAGAG ATTCAACAACTTGAGAAATGCCTCGAGGATCAGTTTGTTGTACGTCGTGCACTAGAACAGGCATTGCAGCACAAGAGCTCTGCCATTGATACATCAGCTGATACTTTTATTCCCAAA TCAACCAAGGGAGTAATAAGGGAGATTGCGATGTTGGAGTTAGAGGTTGTGCATTTGGAACAATACCTTCTATCCCTCTACAGGAGAGCTTTCGAGCAACAAATGTCCGGTGCATCACATACTGCAGTTGAAGGTGCAACACATGCTGCCTCATTCCAAAAGTTCAGATCAGCAGTTCGGTCGAATCACATCTTGCTTCCACAAAAGATGGCAAATTGTCGAGAGAAGCGTGGTTGTCTTCTTCACCGCAGCCATTCCTCGCTAATGCCACCTTCATCAAAGTATCCAACTCGAGCTCTCAAG CATGAACAGCAGTTCAATTCGGGGGTCATTAGCTTGGCAGATCATCTTGGAACCACTGTCGCTGATCATGTTCCTGAGACACCGAACAGACTCTCCGAAGACATGATCAGGTCCATGTGTGCCATCTACCGCAAACTGACAGACCACTACGTTGGCCATTGTGGTGTTGCATCCTCTCCGACTTCATCCTTCTCATCTAGGAATACATTTTCTCCCCGTTATACCGGAGAACTGCAGAGTCCTTGCCGCAAAAGGGAATCCATGGTTGATACATGGATAGAAAATTCTTGCTGTACCAAAAGATTCCGGGAGTTCAGTGGACCTTACAGTGTGATGGTGGAAGTGTCTTCTATCTGCAAATCCAGTCAAACGTCTACCGTTGTTGAAGAGATGCTACATAACTACAA AACGCTTGTCCATCGACTTGAAACAGTTGATCCAAGGATGATGAGCAACGAGGAAAAGATTGCTTTCTGGATTAACATACACAATGCTATATTAATGCAT GCACATCTAGAATATGGGATTCCAGGAAGCAACATAAAGAAGGTATCATTTCTCATCAAG AACATGTACAATATAGGTGGTCGTATGGTGAATGCGTACATAATACAAAGCTCGATACTTGGCTGTCGTATGCATCCTCCAGGACAG TGGCTACGGCTAATAATCTCCTCAAAGGTGAAGGTCAAGGATGGTGATGAGTGGAAAGGCTACGCCATTGAGAACCCTCAACCTCTACTACGTTTCGCACTTTGTGCAGGAAGCCATTCAGATCCTGCC GTTCGAGTGTACAGTCCCAAGAGATTGTCCCAACTGCTGGAAGCTGCAAAGATGGAGTACATCCATGCTGCTGTGACTATTAGGAGGGGACAGAAGATTCTTCTGCCAAAGATTGTGGATTCCTTTGCAAAGGACTCCAAGTTTTCTGACCGAGAATTAGTGGACATGATCGAGTGCTGTGTTCCTGAGAGTTTGAGGTTGATGGTCGATGGATGCCGTGGGAGTAGCTCTCGAAAGATGATCGAGTGGGTGCCTCACAACTTCACTTTCAGATACTTGTTATCAAGAGAACTCGGAAATCCAAGATTAAACTGA
- the LOC135581013 gene encoding uncharacterized protein LOC135581013 isoform X2 — translation MDMEEVGQAEVKKRPSPNNVMESSLKKEIQQLEKCLEDQFVVRRALEQALQHKSSAIDTSADTFIPKSTKGVIREIAMLELEVVHLEQYLLSLYRRAFEQQMSGASHTAVEGATHAASFQKFRSAVRSNHILLPQKMANCREKRGCLLHRSHSSLMPPSSKYPTRALKHEQQFNSGVISLADHLGTTVADHVPETPNRLSEDMIRSMCAIYRKLTDHYVGHCGVASSPTSSFSSRNTFSPRYTGELQSPCRKRESMVDTWIENSCCTKRFREFSGPYSVMVEVSSICKSSQTSTVVEEMLHNYKTLVHRLETVDPRMMSNEEKIAFWINIHNAILMHAHLEYGIPGSNIKKVSFLIKNMYNIGGRMVNAYIIQSSILGCRMHPPGQWLRLIISSKVKVKDGDEWKGYAIENPQPLLRFALCAGSHSDPAVRVYSPKRLSQLLEAAKMEYIHAAVTIRRGQKILLPKIVDSFAKDSKFSDRELVDMIECCVPESLRLMVDGCRGSSSRKMIEWVPHNFTFRYLLSRELGNPRLN, via the exons ATG GACATGGAAGAAGTCGGCCAAGCTGAAGTCAAGAAGAGGCCATCACCTAACAATGTCATGGAAAGCTCTTTAAAGAAAGAG ATTCAACAACTTGAGAAATGCCTCGAGGATCAGTTTGTTGTACGTCGTGCACTAGAACAGGCATTGCAGCACAAGAGCTCTGCCATTGATACATCAGCTGATACTTTTATTCCCAAA TCAACCAAGGGAGTAATAAGGGAGATTGCGATGTTGGAGTTAGAGGTTGTGCATTTGGAACAATACCTTCTATCCCTCTACAGGAGAGCTTTCGAGCAACAAATGTCCGGTGCATCACATACTGCAGTTGAAGGTGCAACACATGCTGCCTCATTCCAAAAGTTCAGATCAGCAGTTCGGTCGAATCACATCTTGCTTCCACAAAAGATGGCAAATTGTCGAGAGAAGCGTGGTTGTCTTCTTCACCGCAGCCATTCCTCGCTAATGCCACCTTCATCAAAGTATCCAACTCGAGCTCTCAAG CATGAACAGCAGTTCAATTCGGGGGTCATTAGCTTGGCAGATCATCTTGGAACCACTGTCGCTGATCATGTTCCTGAGACACCGAACAGACTCTCCGAAGACATGATCAGGTCCATGTGTGCCATCTACCGCAAACTGACAGACCACTACGTTGGCCATTGTGGTGTTGCATCCTCTCCGACTTCATCCTTCTCATCTAGGAATACATTTTCTCCCCGTTATACCGGAGAACTGCAGAGTCCTTGCCGCAAAAGGGAATCCATGGTTGATACATGGATAGAAAATTCTTGCTGTACCAAAAGATTCCGGGAGTTCAGTGGACCTTACAGTGTGATGGTGGAAGTGTCTTCTATCTGCAAATCCAGTCAAACGTCTACCGTTGTTGAAGAGATGCTACATAACTACAA AACGCTTGTCCATCGACTTGAAACAGTTGATCCAAGGATGATGAGCAACGAGGAAAAGATTGCTTTCTGGATTAACATACACAATGCTATATTAATGCAT GCACATCTAGAATATGGGATTCCAGGAAGCAACATAAAGAAGGTATCATTTCTCATCAAG AACATGTACAATATAGGTGGTCGTATGGTGAATGCGTACATAATACAAAGCTCGATACTTGGCTGTCGTATGCATCCTCCAGGACAG TGGCTACGGCTAATAATCTCCTCAAAGGTGAAGGTCAAGGATGGTGATGAGTGGAAAGGCTACGCCATTGAGAACCCTCAACCTCTACTACGTTTCGCACTTTGTGCAGGAAGCCATTCAGATCCTGCC GTTCGAGTGTACAGTCCCAAGAGATTGTCCCAACTGCTGGAAGCTGCAAAGATGGAGTACATCCATGCTGCTGTGACTATTAGGAGGGGACAGAAGATTCTTCTGCCAAAGATTGTGGATTCCTTTGCAAAGGACTCCAAGTTTTCTGACCGAGAATTAGTGGACATGATCGAGTGCTGTGTTCCTGAGAGTTTGAGGTTGATGGTCGATGGATGCCGTGGGAGTAGCTCTCGAAAGATGATCGAGTGGGTGCCTCACAACTTCACTTTCAGATACTTGTTATCAAGAGAACTCGGAAATCCAAGATTAAACTGA
- the LOC135581013 gene encoding uncharacterized protein LOC135581013 isoform X3: MEEVGQAEVKKRPSPNNVMESSLKKEIQQLEKCLEDQFVVRRALEQALQHKSSAIDTSADTFIPKSTKGVIREIAMLELEVVHLEQYLLSLYRRAFEQQMSGASHTAVEGATHAASFQKFRSAVRSNHILLPQKMANCREKRGCLLHRSHSSLMPPSSKYPTRALKHEQQFNSGVISLADHLGTTVADHVPETPNRLSEDMIRSMCAIYRKLTDHYVGHCGVASSPTSSFSSRNTFSPRYTGELQSPCRKRESMVDTWIENSCCTKRFREFSGPYSVMVEVSSICKSSQTSTVVEEMLHNYKTLVHRLETVDPRMMSNEEKIAFWINIHNAILMHAHLEYGIPGSNIKKVSFLIKNMYNIGGRMVNAYIIQSSILGCRMHPPGQWLRLIISSKVKVKDGDEWKGYAIENPQPLLRFALCAGSHSDPAVRVYSPKRLSQLLEAAKMEYIHAAVTIRRGQKILLPKIVDSFAKDSKFSDRELVDMIECCVPESLRLMVDGCRGSSSRKMIEWVPHNFTFRYLLSRELGNPRLN, from the exons ATGGAAGAAGTCGGCCAAGCTGAAGTCAAGAAGAGGCCATCACCTAACAATGTCATGGAAAGCTCTTTAAAGAAAGAG ATTCAACAACTTGAGAAATGCCTCGAGGATCAGTTTGTTGTACGTCGTGCACTAGAACAGGCATTGCAGCACAAGAGCTCTGCCATTGATACATCAGCTGATACTTTTATTCCCAAA TCAACCAAGGGAGTAATAAGGGAGATTGCGATGTTGGAGTTAGAGGTTGTGCATTTGGAACAATACCTTCTATCCCTCTACAGGAGAGCTTTCGAGCAACAAATGTCCGGTGCATCACATACTGCAGTTGAAGGTGCAACACATGCTGCCTCATTCCAAAAGTTCAGATCAGCAGTTCGGTCGAATCACATCTTGCTTCCACAAAAGATGGCAAATTGTCGAGAGAAGCGTGGTTGTCTTCTTCACCGCAGCCATTCCTCGCTAATGCCACCTTCATCAAAGTATCCAACTCGAGCTCTCAAG CATGAACAGCAGTTCAATTCGGGGGTCATTAGCTTGGCAGATCATCTTGGAACCACTGTCGCTGATCATGTTCCTGAGACACCGAACAGACTCTCCGAAGACATGATCAGGTCCATGTGTGCCATCTACCGCAAACTGACAGACCACTACGTTGGCCATTGTGGTGTTGCATCCTCTCCGACTTCATCCTTCTCATCTAGGAATACATTTTCTCCCCGTTATACCGGAGAACTGCAGAGTCCTTGCCGCAAAAGGGAATCCATGGTTGATACATGGATAGAAAATTCTTGCTGTACCAAAAGATTCCGGGAGTTCAGTGGACCTTACAGTGTGATGGTGGAAGTGTCTTCTATCTGCAAATCCAGTCAAACGTCTACCGTTGTTGAAGAGATGCTACATAACTACAA AACGCTTGTCCATCGACTTGAAACAGTTGATCCAAGGATGATGAGCAACGAGGAAAAGATTGCTTTCTGGATTAACATACACAATGCTATATTAATGCAT GCACATCTAGAATATGGGATTCCAGGAAGCAACATAAAGAAGGTATCATTTCTCATCAAG AACATGTACAATATAGGTGGTCGTATGGTGAATGCGTACATAATACAAAGCTCGATACTTGGCTGTCGTATGCATCCTCCAGGACAG TGGCTACGGCTAATAATCTCCTCAAAGGTGAAGGTCAAGGATGGTGATGAGTGGAAAGGCTACGCCATTGAGAACCCTCAACCTCTACTACGTTTCGCACTTTGTGCAGGAAGCCATTCAGATCCTGCC GTTCGAGTGTACAGTCCCAAGAGATTGTCCCAACTGCTGGAAGCTGCAAAGATGGAGTACATCCATGCTGCTGTGACTATTAGGAGGGGACAGAAGATTCTTCTGCCAAAGATTGTGGATTCCTTTGCAAAGGACTCCAAGTTTTCTGACCGAGAATTAGTGGACATGATCGAGTGCTGTGTTCCTGAGAGTTTGAGGTTGATGGTCGATGGATGCCGTGGGAGTAGCTCTCGAAAGATGATCGAGTGGGTGCCTCACAACTTCACTTTCAGATACTTGTTATCAAGAGAACTCGGAAATCCAAGATTAAACTGA
- the LOC103993094 gene encoding uncharacterized protein LOC103993094 yields MGICSSCDATTVVAATATAKLVLQDGKLQEFARPVKASHVLQKDPNCFVCSADDMGFDDFVSPVNADDELQPGQLYFLLPVSMLRRPLHAEEMAALAVKASAALMDSDGYHCRGGPVGRLVFPEASADGIRSAVAPAQRRRRGPSSKRRGGKGRDFKSELGGIPE; encoded by the coding sequence ATGGGGATCTGCAGCTCGTGCGACGCCACGACGGTGGTGGCGGCCACCGCGACCGCCAAGCTGGTGTTGCAGGACGGGAAGCTGCAGGAGTTCGCGCGGCCCGTGAAGGCGTCCCACGTGCTCCAGAAGGACCCGAACTGCTTCGTCTGCAGCGCCGACGACATGGGGTTCGACGACTTCGTCTCGCCCGTCAATGCCGACGACGAGCTGCAGCCCGGGCAGCTCTACTTCCTCCTCCCCGTCTCCATGCTGCGGCGGCCGCTCCACGCGGAGGAGATGGCCGCGCTCGCCGTGAAGGCCAGCGCGGCTCTCATGGACTCCGATGGCTACCACTGCCGCGGAGGACCTGTCGGACGCCTAGTCTTCCCCGAAGCTTCCGCCGACGGTATAAGGTCGGCGGTGGCGCCGGCACAGCGCAGGAGGAGAGGGCCCAGCTCCAAGAGACGAGGTGGCAAGGGACGGGATTTCAAGTCCGAGTTGGGTGGCATTCCGGAGTAG
- the LOC135616280 gene encoding pterocarpan synthase 1-like: MRHQTLIMLARIIFFAAVSAATLAVILLPLLSPVPRKSEKRQTGPWLALSLYVHPPSPGRSHQRAGLHGHSAFVFRHDLREGPENTSRVIGGARGIVLLPGRQLELSAFNIVHLALDTAAYSGSLSVEARRVGRRGREELAVVGGTGSFAFARGHAAFTVTRERRRSDADAIYRLDLRLMLPEESPTIPG; this comes from the coding sequence ATGCGGCACCAGACTCTGATAATGTTGGCCAGGATCATCTTCTTTGCAGCGGTCTCAGCAGCGACCTTAGCTGTTATCCTCCTGCCATTGCTCTCGCCTGTGCCGAGGAAATCAGAGAAGAGGCAAACAGGGCCATGGCTGGCCCTCTCCCTCTACGTTCATCCCCCCAGCCCCGGCCGTTCCCATCAGCGGGCAGGCCTGCATGGGCACAGCGCTTTCGTCTTCCGTCACGACCTCAGGGAGGGACCAGAGAACACGTCCCGGGTCATCGGCGGGGCGCGGGGCATCGTGCTACTTCCCGGTCGACAGCTTGAGCTATCCGCGTTCAATATCGTGCACCTCGCCCTCGACACGGCGGCGTATTCGGGGAGCCTCAGCGTGGAGGCGAGGCGGGTGGGGCGCAGGGGGAGGGAGGAGCTCGCGGTGGTGGGAGGAACCGGGTCCTTCGCCTTTGCCCGAGGCCATGCGGCATTTACCGTGACCAGGGAGAGGCGGCGATCGGATGCCGACGCCATCTACCGCTTGGATCTGCGGCTGATGCTCCCTGAGGAGTCTCCCACCATTCCTGGATGA
- the LOC135616432 gene encoding uncharacterized protein LOC135616432, with protein MPCPSLPLVSATITATTRTRSSPRRTPSLPSSTSLSPHHEALVCTPASSHIKVYRSIIRSKKSLIVTLVDLLGIPNASTRFIKDAFESLFSLALYSLNRTALIELGIMLPLFALVVKDGGREVVEDATMMIVQLVECNKSVEVLWRMDDINIIVDLVIGGS; from the exons ATGCCATGCCCCTCCTTGCCGCTCGTCTCTGCAACCATCACTGCCACCACTCGTACGCGATCGAGCCCTAGGAGAACACCGTCGTTGCCCTCCTCAACCTCTCTATCTCCACACCACGAGGCGCTCGTGTGCACCCCAG CCTCCTCTCATATCAAAGTGTATCGCTCTATCATCAGGTCAAAGAAGTCCCTCATCGTCACCCTTGTGGACCTCCTCGGCATCCCCAatgcatcgactaggttcatcaaGGATGCATTCGAGTCCCTCTTCAGCTTGGCCCTCTACTCGCTCAACCGCACCGCCCTCATCGAGTTGGGCATCATGTTGCCCCTCTTTGCACTAGTGGTGAAGGATGGGGGGAGGGAGGTGGTGGAAGACGCGACGATGATGATCGTCCAACTAGTAGAATGCAACAAGAGTGTGGAGGTGTTATGGAGGATGGACGACATCAACATTATTGTGGATCTAGTAATTGGGGGGAGCTAG
- the LOC135617992 gene encoding APO protein 2, chloroplastic-like, which translates to MCTRSLGDERRARALNFFGCRRCPHRRPDYLSLPLSQAMPPPLVAKGMGEVLPLGASFWYSIKSGQLKIIGTQNFCQVHHCAMVVRSNHPQNADLPRYYSKREKKPFPIPILELRRTARERLKNAKKLPRKPTPPPRNGMLVQSLIPVAYEVMNARILLTNNLKRLMKVIPVLACKYCNEIHVGATGHPFKTCRGLRADHRKGLHEWITATVEDVLTPIETFHLSDRLGKRISHEERFSIPRIPAVVELCVQAGVDLPDFPIKRRRKPVIRLGRSEIIDADEDDLPDPRPCKFKKPILDEVPDCEIVPPANAEETASLSEATLEAWETLRQGAAKLMRKYPVRVCGYCPEVHVGPSGHKAQNCGAHKHQQRNGQHGWQSATLDDLIPPRYVWHVPETVLELQRDLRNFYGQAPAVVELCVQGGAAVPECYKPTMRLDIGIPTNLREAEMVV; encoded by the exons ATGTGCACACGAAGCTTAGGGGACGAGCGACGAGCGCGAGCCCTAAATTTTTTTGGCTGTCGTCGCTGCCCGCATCGCCGGCCGGACTACCTTTCCCTGCCGTTGTCGCAAGCCATGCCGCCTCCTCTTGTTG CAAAAGGGATGGGGGAGGTTCTTCCTTTGGGGGCTAGCTTTTGGTATTCAATCAAATCTGGGCAACTGAAAAT AATTGGAACGCagaacttttgtcaagtgcatcaCTGTGCCATGGTTGTCAGAAGCAATCATCCTCAAAATGCTGATCTTCCTCGCTACTACTCAAAAAGGGAGAAGAAACCATTTCCAATCCCCATACTGGAATTAAGGCGTACGGCAAGAGAGAGGCTTAAGAATGCCAAGAAATTGCCTAGGAAGCCAACACCGCCACCTAGAAATGGAATGCTGGTTCAAAGCTTAATACCAGTTGCATATGAAGTGATGAATGCAAGGATCTTGCTGACAAATAATCTGAAAAGGCTTATGAAAGTAATACCGGTTCTAGCATGCAA GTATTGCAATGAGATACATGTGGGAGCAACTGGGCATCCCTTCAAAACATGTCGAGGCTTGCGAGCTGATCACCGCAAGGGCCTTCATGAGTGGATAACTGCAACAGTAGAAGATGTACTCACACCCATTGAGACCTTTCATCTCTCAGATCGCCTTGGGAAGCGCATATCTCATGAGGAGAGGTTCTCCATTCCTCGTATCCCAGCTGTAGTAGAGCTCTGTGTCCAGGCTGGTGTTGATCTGCCAGACTTTCCCATCAAAAGACGAAGGAAGCCGGTCATTCGCCTGGGAAGGAGTGAGATCATTGATGCTGATGAGGATGACTTGCCTGACCCCAGACCCTGTAAATTTAAGAAGCCCATTCTGGATGAAGTACCTGACTGTGAGATTGTGCCACCGGCGAATGCTGAGGAGACTGCTTCCCTATCCGAGGCAACACTTGAAGCATGGGAGACCTTGCGGCAGGGTGCTGCAAAGCTTATGAGGAAATATCCAGTAAGAGTCTGTGGATACTGCCCAGAGGTGCATGTTGGACCTAGCGGGCATAAGGCTCAGAATTGCGGGGCACACAAGCACCAGCAACGCAATGGGCAGCACGGATGGCAATCAGCAACGCTTGATGACTTGATACCACCCAGGTATGTTTGGCATGTCCCTGAGACGGTCCTGGAGCTGCAACGGGATCTGAGGAATTTCTATGGGCAAGCACCAGCTGTTGTCGAGCTGTGTGTTCAGGGTGGTGCGGCAGTGCCCGAATGCTATAAACCTACCATGAGACTAGATATTGGCATACCTACCAACTTGAGAGAAGCTGAGATGGTGGTATAA